A stretch of DNA from Halalkalicoccus subterraneus:
GTCTTCGAGTTCGCTGGCGCGGTCGCCGATCGAGGCCGCGGCCCGGTCGACCAGCTCGTCGACCGTCATCGAGCCGTCGGTTTCGACGTGGAAGACGAACGCGTCGGGGACGTCCTCGACGCGCAGCTCCTTGCCGGGATACCGGTTCGTGAGGTCGTGGTCGAACTCGCTGGTCGGGACGAGCTCGCCGTCCTCGGTCTCGATGACGCCGCGGACGATGTTCGCCTCCTCGTCGGCGAACTCCTCACGGTCGCCCTCGACGTTGACCTGAACGAGATGGCGGTAACCGACCGCCACGCCGCCCTGGTGTTTGGCGTGGTCACGCCCGACATCGAGGGACGCGTCGGCCTCGATCTCGAGGCGCTGGCCCTCCTTGAGCTCGATGATCGGGACGTTCTGCTCTGCGGGGCCGACCTGATCGTCCGAACTGACGAGGTCGCCCGAGTAGGCGGTTGCGGGCCCCTCGACGTCGAGTGCGAGGGTGACCTCCTCACCGAGTTCGTAGTCCTCGGGCGTCGACAGCGGGACGAGCCCGAGTCGAAGCGCGAGCTGTTCGTTGAACATCACCGAGGAGTTCTCGATGAATCTGACCGAATCGATCGCCAAGGTGGGAACGTCCGCGACCATCGCACGGCGGATGCCGTTCGCGAACGCGGGCGTCGCGCCCCGAACGAGGAACCGCGCGCTGCGGTCGTCGCGTTCGATGACCTCGACGTCGAAATCGTCCTCCATGCTAGAACCCGCTGTTTTTGGGTGCGCGACAGCCGTCGTGCGGGATCGGCGTGACGTCCTCGATGCGGCCGATCTCCAGTCCGGCGCGTGCGAGCGCACGGATCGTTGCCTGTGCACCGGGACCGGGGTTCTGCTGGCGGTTGCCGCCCGGACCGCGCACGCGGACGTGAACGCCCTCGATACCGGCATCGAGGACCTCCTGGGCGACGACCTCGGCCATCTGCATCGCCGCATACGGCGAGGCCTCGTCGCGGTTCTGTTTCACGACCGTTCCGCCCGACGATTTGGCGATCGTCTCGGCGCCGGTCTGATCGGTGATCGTGATGACCGTGTTGTTGAACGAGGCGTGGACGTGTGCGACGCCCCACTTGCTGTCTCCTGATTCGCTCATTCTTGTTCCTCCGCGCGTTCGGGGTGCAGTTCGTCCGCAAGCGGGCTGTTCTCGTCGAAGCTCACGGAGTCCTCCTCGGAGACGTGAACCGTATACGAGGGGACCGTCACCCGCCGGTCGTCGACCGTGACGTGGCCGTGGGAGATGAACTGACGGGCCTGCTTGGGGGTGTTGCCGACGCCCTTGCGGTAGGCCACCGTCTGGAGACGGCGCTCGAGCAGATCGGTGACCTCGAGCGCGAGAACGTCGTCCAATCCCTCCTGGTCGCCGAGGATGCCGAGACGCTGGAGCCGGGAGAGGAACTCCCCGCCCTCGGACGCGTCTTCTCCCTGCTGTTCCTGGCCCAGCAGCTGTCGGGCCTCACGGCGGAACGAACGCAGTTCGGATTGGGCCCGCCAGAGCTCCTCCTTGTTCTTCAGGCCGTAGCGACCCACCAGCGAGTGCTCGCTGGCGATGCGCTCGCCCTGGAAGGGATGGTTCGGCGTCTCGTAGAACTTGGTGTTGCTTCCGAGCGCCATTATTCGTCACCTCCCTCCTCTGCTTCTTCCTTGATCGCCTCGACGTTCACGCCGATGGTCCCCTCCGAGCGCCCCGTCGAGCGGGTGCGCTGGCCGCGGACCTTCTGGCCACGCTGGTGGCGCACGCCCCGGTAGGCGCTGATCATCTGCAGGCGGTTGATGTCCTGCTGGCGGGTGAGGTCGAGCTCGTTGCCGGTCTCGTGGGTGATCTCACCGCTGTAGTAGCTCTGGTGGTTCGCGAGCCACTCGGGGTTGTTCTCGGCGAAGCCCTCGACTTCCTCGACGATGGCGTCGATCTCCTCGTCATCGAGTCGCCCGAACGTCGCGGTACGCGAAATACCGGCGTTCTGGGCGATGATTCTGGCCGCTCTCCGGCCGATACCGTTCATCTCGCTCAGTGATCGTTCGACGGACTTCGTCCCATCGAGGTCGGTCTGCCCGATGCGAACGAAGTATCGGAGGTCGTCGTCCTCCTGTCCGTCCTGTTGTTCTGGGTC
This window harbors:
- a CDS encoding 30S ribosomal protein S13, coding for MSEEDPEQQDGQEDDDLRYFVRIGQTDLDGTKSVERSLSEMNGIGRRAARIIAQNAGISRTATFGRLDDEEIDAIVEEVEGFAENNPEWLANHQSYYSGEITHETGNELDLTRQQDINRLQMISAYRGVRHQRGQKVRGQRTRSTGRSEGTIGVNVEAIKEEAEEGGDE
- a CDS encoding 30S ribosomal protein S4 codes for the protein MALGSNTKFYETPNHPFQGERIASEHSLVGRYGLKNKEELWRAQSELRSFRREARQLLGQEQQGEDASEGGEFLSRLQRLGILGDQEGLDDVLALEVTDLLERRLQTVAYRKGVGNTPKQARQFISHGHVTVDDRRVTVPSYTVHVSEEDSVSFDENSPLADELHPERAEEQE
- a CDS encoding DNA-directed RNA polymerase subunit D, producing the protein MEDDFDVEVIERDDRSARFLVRGATPAFANGIRRAMVADVPTLAIDSVRFIENSSVMFNEQLALRLGLVPLSTPEDYELGEEVTLALDVEGPATAYSGDLVSSDDQVGPAEQNVPIIELKEGQRLEIEADASLDVGRDHAKHQGGVAVGYRHLVQVNVEGDREEFADEEANIVRGVIETEDGELVPTSEFDHDLTNRYPGKELRVEDVPDAFVFHVETDGSMTVDELVDRAAASIGDRASELEDAVAL
- a CDS encoding 30S ribosomal protein S11 yields the protein MSESGDSKWGVAHVHASFNNTVITITDQTGAETIAKSSGGTVVKQNRDEASPYAAMQMAEVVAQEVLDAGIEGVHVRVRGPGGNRQQNPGPGAQATIRALARAGLEIGRIEDVTPIPHDGCRAPKNSGF